From the genome of Equus asinus isolate D_3611 breed Donkey chromosome 24, EquAss-T2T_v2, whole genome shotgun sequence, one region includes:
- the LOC139041828 gene encoding uncharacterized protein: MPQAGAENLKAGGRTRDVGTAAAAAPGPRKAGTEMPWGDPSTAAAPPNSSSGLHVSVPQARCTQMPSHTLSPARRRLGEVRDQPRLGVPRESHRKRSDSRSGRSWAKARTPPEYRSRARSRSARGRTSQASPPARPRLRAAGAPRRPERYPLVDPAGLLMLAVPGRSGWWALPESRPAAPASPPGAAALQPPSSLRGSRAGQVGISRALRCSPRAQNSFHSGNLSILKFLPGSCKTAAAGNVA, encoded by the exons ATGCCACAGGCGGGTGCAGAAAATCTCAAGGCCGGAGGGAGAACTCGAGACGTGGGGACGGCGGCAGCGGCAGCCCCGGGCCCCCGGAAGGCGGGAACTGAAATGCCCTGGGGAGATCCGAGCACTGCGGCCGCGCCGCCCAACTCCAGCTCGGGCCTGCACGTCTCGGTTCCACAGGCACGGTGTACACAGATGCCCTCGCACACACTCAGCCCTGCACGGCGGCGTCTAGGGGAAGTTAGAGACCAGCCTCGGCTTGGCGTTCCGAGGGAGAGCCACCG GAAACGCTCCGACTCACGGTCTGGGAGGAGCTGGGCCAAAGCGCGCACGCCGCCGGAGTACCGCTCCCGGGCTCGGAGCCGCAGCGCTCGGGGCAGGACCTCCCAGGcctccccgcccgcccgccccagGCTGCGCGCCGCCGGAGCCCCGCGGCGGCCGGAAAGGTACCCACTTGTTGATCCTGCGGGCTTGCTCATGCTGGCGGTCCCGGGGCGGAGCGGTTGGTGGGCGCTGCCCGAGTCCCGGCCGGCAGCGCCCGCCTcgccgccgggcgccgccgctcTCCAGCCGCCCTCCAGCCTGCGAGGCTCCCGGGCCGGACAGGTGGGTATCAGTCGCGCGCTGCGCTGCTCCCCGAGGGCTCAGAATTCGTTCCACAGTGGAAATTTAAGCATCCTTAAGTTTCTTCCCGGCTCTTGCAAAACCGCAGCTGCTGGGAATGTTGCTTGA